One segment of Formicincola oecophyllae DNA contains the following:
- the ribD gene encoding bifunctional diaminohydroxyphosphoribosylaminopyrimidine deaminase/5-amino-6-(5-phosphoribosylamino)uracil reductase RibD, protein MTSRKIFPDKLPEQALRTGITKALDAACLHMGAVSPNPAVGCALFDEDGTVLAVGAHKKAGAPHAEVMAVQQARARHVLERVHSAFVTLEPCAHFGRTPPCADLLASLHLKDLWLGQADPNAQASGGALKLRDGGVAVHFLGAMPDFEREAAACRALAAPFCHRQRTGKAWLTVKQALNAQGSMLPPPGQKTFTSPEALKLAHVLRRTTDAVVTGIGTVLADNPTFTVRHVDDVSPRPNRPLLVFDRQGRLPEHWRQARQAEGFVVERCTSVAEMQAILAKHHANHALVEGGPALLAMLKRENAWDDWLSVEQTPAPQGLAERVTAKVNAAHGTRYGQGPAALVAARLALFSPSYLHNQAGQD, encoded by the coding sequence GTGACTTCTAGAAAAATCTTTCCTGACAAACTGCCTGAACAGGCTTTGCGGACTGGCATTACCAAAGCCCTGGATGCTGCTTGTCTGCACATGGGGGCTGTTTCGCCCAACCCTGCTGTTGGCTGTGCGCTTTTTGATGAGGACGGCACCGTCCTGGCCGTGGGTGCCCATAAAAAAGCAGGCGCCCCCCATGCGGAGGTCATGGCGGTGCAGCAAGCGCGGGCGCGCCATGTTCTGGAACGCGTCCACAGTGCCTTTGTCACCCTGGAGCCTTGCGCGCACTTTGGGCGCACGCCGCCTTGCGCTGACTTGCTCGCGTCACTGCACCTTAAAGACCTTTGGTTAGGGCAGGCTGACCCCAACGCTCAGGCCAGCGGTGGCGCTCTCAAGCTGCGTGATGGAGGGGTGGCGGTTCATTTCCTCGGCGCCATGCCAGATTTTGAAAGGGAAGCTGCCGCCTGCCGGGCGCTGGCTGCCCCTTTTTGCCACCGGCAGCGCACGGGCAAGGCGTGGCTCACTGTTAAGCAGGCCTTGAACGCCCAAGGCAGTATGCTGCCCCCGCCTGGGCAGAAAACCTTCACATCGCCTGAAGCCCTGAAATTAGCCCACGTTCTGCGCCGCACCACGGATGCAGTGGTGACTGGCATTGGCACTGTGCTGGCTGACAATCCTACCTTCACGGTGCGCCATGTTGATGATGTTTCCCCGAGGCCCAATCGGCCCTTGCTGGTTTTTGACCGCCAAGGCCGCCTTCCGGAGCATTGGCGGCAAGCACGCCAGGCTGAGGGCTTTGTGGTGGAACGCTGCACCAGCGTGGCTGAAATGCAGGCCATTTTGGCCAAGCACCATGCCAATCATGCCCTTGTTGAAGGCGGACCAGCCCTTTTAGCCATGCTGAAACGGGAAAACGCCTGGGATGATTGGCTGAGTGTGGAGCAGACCCCAGCGCCCCAAGGTTTGGCAGAACGCGTGACGGCCAAAGTCAACGCTGCCCATGGCACACGCTATGGACAAGGGCCTGCTGCCTTGGTCGCAGCACGCCTTGCCCTCTTCTCACCTTCATACCTTCATAACCAGGCAGGACAGGACTGA
- a CDS encoding riboflavin synthase, with translation MFSGIIEQVGTVLDARLSPHGMGLVLQASFQKNTVKAGDSIAVNGVCLTVENQPANSDDPVRFHVSGETLQRTALGRLQKGGKVNLERAVALQTRLSGHMVQGHVDGCGRLEAVRKEGDSWRLQVAVPWGLRRYVVEKGSVALDGVSLTVNTLSDTPDATEQGGEAMFTIGLAIIPHTWAHTALGTMKVGDKINVEVDVLAKYAENMMRFGQGGAAPSHPASMVSSEGGQS, from the coding sequence ATGTTTTCAGGAATTATAGAACAGGTGGGCACAGTGCTTGATGCGCGCCTCTCCCCCCATGGCATGGGGTTGGTGTTGCAGGCCTCTTTCCAGAAAAACACCGTGAAAGCCGGTGACAGCATCGCCGTTAATGGCGTGTGCCTGACGGTGGAAAACCAACCAGCCAATTCAGACGATCCAGTGCGCTTCCATGTCAGCGGCGAAACGCTGCAACGCACAGCCTTGGGGCGCTTGCAAAAAGGGGGGAAGGTCAACCTGGAACGCGCTGTGGCCCTTCAAACCAGGCTCTCCGGTCACATGGTGCAAGGTCATGTGGATGGCTGCGGGCGCTTGGAAGCGGTGCGGAAGGAAGGTGATTCATGGCGCCTGCAGGTGGCGGTGCCGTGGGGGCTGCGGCGCTATGTGGTGGAGAAGGGCTCCGTTGCTCTTGATGGCGTCAGCTTGACCGTCAACACCCTCAGCGACACGCCGGACGCCACAGAGCAAGGGGGAGAAGCCATGTTCACCATTGGTCTGGCCATAATTCCCCACACATGGGCCCACACAGCGTTGGGCACGATGAAGGTAGGGGACAAAATCAACGTGGAGGTTGATGTCCTGGCCAAATACGCTGAAAACATGATGCGCTTTGGCCAAGGTGGCGCGGCCCCAAGCCATCCAGCCAGCATGGTGAGTAGCGAAGGGGGGCAATCATGA
- the ribB gene encoding 3,4-dihydroxy-2-butanone-4-phosphate synthase, whose protein sequence is MTAVHKQAVVPERLRKAVEAVRQGRMVLMTDDVDRENEGDLVLAAQFATPKALTFMAREGCGLICLCLTPDHVDRLGLAPMVQNNQDPRGTAFTVSVEAAHGVTTGISASDRAHTIKLVGSSQSQRGDFVSPGHIFPLRAAPGGVLQRQGHTEGSLDLMKLAGLEPSAAIVEVMGPDGEMLRGAALEDFAATHNLPMISIAELRSWIAVHGLQPLAPTPQSQKEATPASAGPAPAMGAWAQAKLPTALCNDDMRVHAYRDSKGQEHLALVLGDVSGQGAAPLIRVHSECVTGDALGSKRCDCGPQLQAALARIREEGRGILLYMRGHEGRGVGLFNKICAYGLQDKGLDTVEANVALGLPVDGRQWHVAATMLKGLGVHQVRLMTNNPGKAQGLEDAGMTVAGLEPLQVGAGPYNGRYLETKRVRMGHLLKAPAPGGAVAAPPPSHSPAEGEGKAP, encoded by the coding sequence ATGACCGCCGTGCATAAGCAGGCTGTGGTCCCTGAACGCCTGCGCAAAGCTGTGGAGGCCGTGCGGCAAGGGCGCATGGTCCTGATGACAGATGATGTGGACCGTGAGAATGAGGGCGATCTCGTTTTGGCAGCGCAATTCGCCACCCCAAAGGCCCTGACTTTCATGGCGCGTGAAGGTTGCGGCCTGATTTGCCTATGCTTGACGCCAGACCATGTGGACAGGCTGGGCTTGGCGCCCATGGTGCAGAACAACCAGGATCCACGCGGCACGGCCTTCACGGTCTCAGTAGAGGCGGCCCATGGCGTGACCACAGGCATTTCAGCTTCGGACCGCGCGCATACCATCAAACTGGTGGGCAGCAGCCAAAGTCAGCGGGGGGATTTCGTCTCCCCAGGGCACATCTTCCCTTTGCGGGCAGCCCCTGGGGGCGTTCTGCAACGCCAAGGCCACACGGAAGGGTCGCTGGACTTGATGAAGCTCGCAGGTTTGGAGCCTTCAGCAGCTATAGTCGAAGTCATGGGCCCTGATGGTGAAATGCTGCGGGGCGCTGCTTTGGAAGACTTTGCCGCCACCCATAACTTGCCCATGATTTCCATAGCGGAACTACGCTCCTGGATAGCGGTTCATGGGCTGCAGCCTTTGGCCCCAACCCCCCAATCCCAAAAAGAAGCCACCCCTGCCAGCGCAGGACCTGCGCCAGCTATGGGCGCCTGGGCGCAGGCCAAGCTTCCCACAGCGCTGTGCAATGACGATATGCGCGTACATGCCTACCGCGACAGCAAAGGTCAGGAGCACCTGGCGCTGGTTTTGGGCGATGTCAGCGGCCAGGGGGCTGCCCCTTTGATACGCGTTCATTCAGAATGCGTGACAGGTGACGCACTGGGCTCAAAACGTTGCGACTGCGGCCCCCAGCTTCAGGCGGCGTTGGCGCGCATCAGGGAAGAGGGGCGCGGCATTCTGCTTTACATGCGTGGCCATGAAGGACGCGGCGTTGGGCTGTTCAACAAAATCTGCGCTTATGGCCTCCAGGACAAGGGATTGGACACTGTGGAGGCCAACGTGGCCCTTGGCCTGCCTGTGGATGGGCGCCAATGGCATGTGGCGGCCACCATGTTGAAAGGGCTCGGCGTACACCAAGTGCGCTTGATGACCAACAACCCTGGTAAAGCCCAGGGGCTGGAGGACGCAGGCATGACTGTTGCGGGTTTAGAGCCCCTGCAAGTTGGGGCGGGTCCTTACAATGGTCGCTATCTTGAAACGAAACGTGTACGGATGGGCCACTTGCTGAAAGCGCCTGCGCCGGGGGGCGCGGTTGCGGCTCCTCCCCCCTCACACTCCCCTGCCGAAGGAGAAGGAAAAGCACCATGA
- the ribH gene encoding 6,7-dimethyl-8-ribityllumazine synthase, with translation MSIHLNSAATGLALTPPPRMAIIVSRFNEGVTSGLRDGALAWLAEHGISAEHVDIYEAPGAFEMPLMAKRLIRVGRHEGIICLGCVIKGETAHFEFISLGATLGIMQAQLAAETPVSFGILTVYDEDQALVRSQDDVHNKGREAAAACAESVSFMRTVKP, from the coding sequence ATGAGCATTCATCTCAATTCAGCCGCCACAGGCCTAGCCCTGACCCCACCGCCGCGCATGGCCATCATCGTCAGCCGCTTCAATGAGGGCGTGACGTCAGGCCTGCGTGATGGCGCCTTGGCCTGGTTAGCTGAACATGGCATCAGCGCTGAGCACGTGGATATCTATGAAGCGCCTGGCGCTTTTGAAATGCCCCTCATGGCTAAGCGCCTCATCAGGGTGGGGCGCCATGAAGGCATTATTTGCCTTGGTTGTGTCATCAAGGGGGAAACGGCCCATTTCGAGTTCATCTCCCTTGGGGCCACGCTTGGCATCATGCAAGCGCAGCTTGCCGCTGAAACACCGGTTTCATTTGGCATTCTGACTGTTTATGACGAGGACCAGGCGCTGGTTCGCTCCCAGGATGACGTGCACAACAAAGGTCGCGAGGCTGCAGCGGCCTGCGCTGAATCGGTCTCCTTCATGCGGACCGTCAAACCCTGA
- the gmk gene encoding guanylate kinase translates to MTPTAFAAPLTTLSLHPTQGGSSEGGHVEAARSLTRRGVVYVISAPSGAGKSTIAAALRAKDPADIFTSVSVTTRKPRPGEVEGRDYFFRDMATFEKMAADGELLEWATVFGNGYGTPRAPVLKALSEGHDVILDIDWQGFRHVSKALPGDVVSVFILPPSLEELRRRLVGRNTDSMATIEKRMGKALAEISHWREFGHVIVNDDLDHAIAKAQAILVAARQAVGRRPDVAALVNSFASGAAATGLPS, encoded by the coding sequence ATGACGCCAACAGCCTTTGCCGCGCCTCTCACCACCCTTTCCCTCCACCCCACCCAAGGGGGATCATCTGAGGGGGGGCATGTTGAGGCGGCAAGGTCGTTGACGCGCCGTGGTGTGGTTTATGTGATTTCCGCCCCTTCAGGCGCTGGCAAATCCACCATTGCCGCTGCCCTGCGCGCCAAGGATCCAGCGGACATCTTCACCTCCGTTTCTGTCACGACACGCAAGCCGCGCCCAGGGGAGGTAGAGGGCAGGGACTATTTTTTCAGGGACATGGCGACCTTTGAGAAAATGGCCGCTGATGGTGAACTGCTGGAATGGGCCACTGTGTTTGGCAATGGCTATGGCACGCCGCGCGCGCCTGTTTTGAAAGCCCTGTCAGAAGGCCATGACGTCATTCTGGACATTGATTGGCAAGGCTTCAGGCATGTCAGCAAAGCCCTTCCTGGGGATGTCGTTTCCGTGTTCATCCTCCCCCCCTCCCTGGAGGAGCTGAGGCGCCGCCTGGTGGGGCGCAATACTGACAGCATGGCCACCATAGAAAAGCGCATGGGCAAAGCCTTGGCGGAGATCTCCCATTGGCGGGAGTTCGGCCACGTCATCGTCAATGATGACCTCGACCACGCCATCGCCAAGGCCCAGGCCATCCTGGTGGCGGCGCGTCAGGCCGTTGGCCGCCGTCCTGATGTGGCTGCATTGGTCAACAGTTTCGCTTCAGGGGCGGCTGCCACAGGGCTGCCATCCTGA
- the hisG gene encoding ATP phosphoribosyltransferase: protein MVLALPKGRILKALRPVLARTGLNLPEDCISESSRHLRFKTSDPGLDIVRVRSFDVATFVAYGGAALGVCGSDVLSEFDYPDICAPLDLGIGGCRLAVARLESRDPEELASLSRLRVATKYPATARRFYAARSINAEILHLHGAMELAPVLNMADVIVDLVDTGATLRANGLVEMEDIAPISSRLVVNRVAMKTHPEAVRDLINRFREALQGGL, encoded by the coding sequence ATGGTGCTGGCGCTTCCCAAGGGGCGCATCCTTAAAGCATTACGCCCTGTTTTGGCCCGCACAGGCCTAAACCTTCCTGAGGACTGCATCAGCGAAAGCAGCCGCCACTTGCGGTTCAAAACGTCAGATCCAGGGCTGGACATTGTGCGCGTGCGCTCGTTCGATGTGGCGACATTTGTGGCTTATGGCGGTGCCGCCTTGGGCGTTTGCGGCTCTGATGTCCTTAGCGAGTTTGACTACCCTGACATCTGCGCCCCACTGGACCTTGGGATAGGGGGCTGCCGCTTGGCGGTGGCGCGCCTTGAAAGCCGCGACCCTGAGGAGCTGGCTTCACTCTCAAGGTTGCGTGTGGCCACCAAATACCCCGCAACCGCCAGGCGCTTTTACGCCGCGCGTTCCATCAACGCGGAAATCCTACATCTGCACGGCGCCATGGAACTGGCCCCTGTGCTGAACATGGCCGATGTGATCGTTGACCTGGTGGACACAGGCGCCACATTGCGCGCCAATGGGCTGGTGGAAATGGAAGACATCGCCCCCATCAGCAGTAGGCTGGTCGTCAACCGCGTGGCCATGAAAACGCACCCTGAAGCGGTGCGTGACTTGATTAACCGTTTTCGGGAGGCGCTCCAGGGCGGCCTCTGA
- the hisD gene encoding histidinol dehydrogenase, whose product MKFLQTTNPDFDQQLAAVMAQRGSDTQSVAGPVRDILQDVRKRGDEALCAYTNRFDHMDITPVQLRVSRAEMEKAASLVAPATMDALRLAAARITAFHEAQLPEDIDYTDAAGLRLGMRWIPLDAVGLYVPGGKAAYPTSVLMNALPARVAGVKRLAMCVPTPGGQLNPLVMAAALLCGVDEVYRVGGAQAVGAMAYGTESMKPVDRIVGPGNAYVAEAKRQVFGHVGIDSVAGPSEVVVVADANNDPRLVAIDLLAQAEHDEQAQAVLITNDVDFAHQVEKAVERELETLTRRAIAEKSWRDHGVIVVVRNWDEAAEVANEFAPEHLEVMLDEPRQFAQAIRHAGAIFMGRFCPEAVGDYVGGPNHVLPTSRTARFSSGLAVHDFLKRTTSIETDGEGLKAVGPAGVTLAREEGLDAHGLSMAARLKALAEQGQKPKA is encoded by the coding sequence ATGAAGTTCCTTCAGACCACCAACCCTGATTTTGACCAGCAGCTGGCTGCCGTTATGGCCCAGCGCGGTTCAGACACCCAAAGCGTGGCTGGGCCAGTGCGCGACATCCTGCAGGATGTGCGCAAGCGTGGTGATGAAGCGCTGTGCGCCTACACCAACCGCTTTGACCATATGGACATCACCCCGGTCCAGCTTCGCGTTAGCCGTGCTGAAATGGAAAAGGCCGCTTCCCTCGTAGCGCCCGCCACCATGGACGCCCTGCGTTTAGCTGCTGCCCGCATCACGGCTTTCCATGAAGCGCAGCTGCCTGAAGATATCGATTACACTGATGCGGCTGGCTTACGCCTGGGTATGCGCTGGATCCCGCTTGATGCTGTAGGGTTGTACGTGCCAGGGGGCAAGGCGGCCTATCCCACCTCTGTCCTCATGAACGCTCTTCCTGCGCGGGTGGCTGGGGTCAAGCGCTTGGCCATGTGCGTTCCAACTCCTGGTGGGCAGCTTAACCCGTTGGTGATGGCCGCAGCCCTTCTGTGCGGTGTGGATGAAGTCTACCGCGTGGGTGGGGCCCAGGCTGTGGGGGCCATGGCATACGGCACGGAGAGCATGAAGCCAGTTGACCGCATCGTTGGCCCAGGCAACGCCTATGTGGCGGAAGCCAAGCGCCAGGTTTTCGGTCATGTGGGCATCGATAGCGTGGCGGGCCCCTCTGAGGTGGTTGTAGTGGCTGATGCCAACAATGATCCACGCTTGGTGGCCATTGACCTGCTTGCCCAGGCAGAACATGACGAGCAGGCCCAGGCCGTTCTCATCACGAATGACGTGGATTTTGCCCACCAAGTGGAAAAAGCAGTTGAGCGGGAGCTTGAAACCCTCACACGCCGTGCCATCGCTGAAAAAAGTTGGCGTGACCATGGCGTCATCGTAGTGGTACGCAATTGGGATGAAGCCGCTGAAGTGGCCAATGAATTCGCGCCAGAGCACCTGGAGGTGATGCTGGATGAACCACGCCAGTTCGCCCAGGCGATCCGCCATGCTGGAGCCATTTTCATGGGCCGTTTTTGTCCGGAAGCTGTAGGGGATTATGTGGGTGGTCCCAACCATGTGCTGCCCACCAGCCGTACCGCCCGTTTCTCCTCAGGGCTTGCAGTGCATGATTTCCTCAAGCGCACCACCTCCATTGAGACAGATGGTGAAGGGCTGAAAGCCGTTGGGCCAGCTGGCGTAACCTTGGCGCGTGAAGAAGGGCTGGATGCCCATGGTTTGAGCATGGCAGCGCGTTTGAAGGCCCTGGCTGAACAAGGGCAGAAACCCAAAGCCTGA
- a CDS encoding alpha/beta fold hydrolase: protein MRLASYHRTETSSPHAPAVLLLHGVLGRGRNMGQLQRALAPHCRTWALDLRSHGESPAGPLSYQAMATDVLETMDSLGLNQAYIIGHSMGGKTAMAIALTAPERVQGLVVGDIAPLPISNGHAALAQTLAQSPLPPLADHKAVQDYFKSFTNSEALVALLGQNVRPDRTGKPAQWQCSITDIAAGFKNVEDWPAQLTIPHVKPYEGPTLFVRGAHSNYIDGAGVQALKDLFPQAHLETIPQAGHWLHVEQPDLFQKIVLNFLASQSPHP from the coding sequence ATGAGACTAGCTAGCTATCACCGTACTGAAACCAGCTCTCCCCACGCCCCTGCCGTGCTTTTGCTCCATGGTGTTTTGGGGCGGGGACGCAATATGGGGCAGCTTCAACGTGCTTTGGCGCCCCATTGCCGAACGTGGGCGTTGGATCTGCGTTCCCACGGTGAAAGTCCCGCTGGCCCTTTAAGCTACCAAGCCATGGCCACTGATGTGCTGGAGACCATGGACAGCCTTGGATTGAACCAGGCTTACATCATTGGCCATTCCATGGGCGGCAAAACAGCTATGGCCATCGCCCTGACGGCCCCAGAGCGCGTTCAAGGCCTGGTTGTGGGCGACATTGCCCCCCTGCCTATCAGCAATGGCCATGCAGCCTTGGCCCAAACCTTAGCGCAAAGCCCCCTGCCCCCTTTGGCAGACCACAAAGCGGTGCAAGATTATTTTAAAAGCTTTACTAATTCAGAAGCTTTGGTGGCGTTGTTGGGGCAGAATGTGCGCCCTGACCGAACGGGCAAGCCAGCGCAATGGCAATGCAGCATCACGGATATCGCCGCAGGATTTAAGAATGTGGAAGATTGGCCTGCCCAACTGACCATCCCCCATGTGAAGCCTTACGAAGGCCCCACCTTGTTTGTGCGCGGTGCGCACTCAAACTACATTGATGGCGCTGGCGTTCAGGCCCTTAAAGACCTTTTTCCCCAAGCCCATCTTGAAACCATCCCCCAGGCAGGCCATTGGCTGCATGTTGAACAGCCCGACCTTTTCCAAAAAATTGTGTTGAACTTCCTCGCCTCCCAAAGCCCGCACCCCTAA
- the adhP gene encoding alcohol dehydrogenase AdhP, with translation MKAVVCAPGKTIAIEDVTLRPLRPTEALVKVECCGVCHTDLHVAAGDFGDHTGRILGHEGVGRITKLGSDATSMGPQPAKIGDRVSIAWFYEGCGRCEYCTTGRETLCRYVLNAGFTVNGAMAQECIVVPSYAVPVPEGLDSATASSITCAGVTTYKAVKVSKIKPGEWIVIFGVGGLGNLALQWAKNVFNAKVIAVDANPAALDFAKELGAEVVINPIHEDVVKIIREHTGGNKPLENGTIPGGAWAAVVTATAKAAFNAAVDCVRAGGVVVAVGLPPDKMDLSIPRLVLDGIEVIGSLVGTRQDLRESFQFAAEGKVKCKTELRPLEDVKKIFKEMEEGKIRGRMVIDFSKS, from the coding sequence ATGAAAGCTGTTGTTTGCGCACCTGGCAAAACCATTGCCATTGAAGACGTCACCCTGCGCCCCCTGCGCCCTACTGAAGCGCTGGTGAAGGTTGAATGCTGCGGCGTTTGCCATACCGACCTGCACGTGGCCGCTGGTGATTTCGGCGACCACACTGGCCGCATCCTGGGCCATGAAGGCGTTGGCCGCATCACCAAACTTGGTTCAGACGCCACTTCCATGGGCCCGCAGCCTGCCAAAATTGGCGACCGCGTTTCCATTGCCTGGTTCTACGAAGGCTGCGGCCGTTGCGAATACTGCACCACGGGCCGTGAGACCCTGTGCCGTTACGTCTTGAACGCTGGCTTCACCGTCAATGGCGCCATGGCCCAGGAATGCATCGTTGTTCCCAGCTATGCCGTTCCTGTGCCTGAGGGCCTTGATTCAGCCACCGCCAGCTCCATCACGTGCGCTGGCGTGACAACCTACAAGGCTGTCAAGGTTTCCAAGATCAAGCCTGGCGAGTGGATTGTCATCTTCGGTGTTGGCGGTCTGGGCAACCTGGCGCTGCAGTGGGCCAAGAACGTGTTCAACGCGAAGGTCATCGCTGTTGACGCCAACCCTGCCGCCCTGGATTTCGCCAAGGAGCTGGGCGCTGAAGTAGTGATCAACCCCATCCATGAAGATGTGGTGAAGATCATCCGCGAGCACACCGGTGGCAACAAGCCCCTCGAAAATGGCACCATCCCTGGTGGCGCCTGGGCTGCTGTGGTGACCGCCACTGCCAAGGCCGCCTTCAACGCCGCTGTTGACTGCGTGCGTGCTGGTGGTGTCGTTGTAGCCGTTGGCCTGCCGCCAGACAAAATGGACCTGTCCATCCCCCGCCTGGTTCTGGATGGCATTGAAGTCATCGGTTCGCTGGTTGGTACCCGTCAGGACCTGCGTGAGTCTTTCCAGTTCGCTGCTGAAGGCAAAGTGAAGTGCAAAACTGAGCTTCGCCCCCTGGAAGACGTCAAGAAGATCTTTAAGGAAATGGAAGAAGGCAAAATCCGTGGCCGCATGGTCATTGATTTCTCCAAATCCTAA
- a CDS encoding alpha-keto acid decarboxylase family protein has protein sequence MTFTVGEYLAERLVQIGLKDHFAVAGDYNLVLLDQLLKNKHWNQIYDCNELNCGFAAEGYARSHGAAMCVVTYSVGAISAMNSALGGSYAEHLPVLLVSGCPNSNDYGTGHILHHTIGTTEYAYQQEMCKQICVATESITQPFEAPEKIDRVIREMMLHQRPAYLEISCNVSGLECDRPGPLSELLPELVTDRKSLDAAVEAAAKFIGKSDNVVMLVGSKVRPAKAEKATVELADKLGCAVTIMAAAKSCFPEQHSGFRGAYWGIVSTGDAEKLVEDANKSGVLIQVGPNWNDYATVGWHAWPRGKNVLLIQPNRVQVDGRNYGGFTMKEFLKELAKKVSAAPKSAQGTKAPVLDIKASAPADKLTCDEMTRQINNLLTPTTTLFAETGDSWFNALRMNMPNGCRVETEMQWGHIGWSIPSGFGSAIGARDRQHLIMCGDGSFQLTCQEVGQMVRYQLPVIIFLIDNHGYGIEIAIHDGPYNYIQNWNYAALMPAFNGETGHGLGLMAKTAGELEDAIKKGLANRKGPTLIQCVIAQDDCTKDLLTWGKEVASTNARPPVINDFK, from the coding sequence ATGACATTCACAGTTGGCGAGTATCTTGCCGAACGCCTGGTCCAGATCGGGCTTAAAGACCATTTCGCCGTTGCTGGCGACTACAACCTCGTTCTTCTCGACCAGCTGCTGAAGAACAAGCACTGGAACCAGATCTACGACTGCAACGAGCTGAACTGCGGCTTCGCTGCCGAAGGCTACGCCCGCTCCCATGGCGCTGCCATGTGCGTGGTGACCTACAGCGTTGGCGCCATTTCCGCCATGAACTCTGCCCTTGGCGGCAGCTATGCTGAGCACCTGCCAGTTCTGCTGGTTTCTGGCTGCCCCAACAGCAACGATTATGGCACAGGCCACATCCTGCACCACACGATCGGCACCACCGAGTACGCCTATCAGCAGGAAATGTGCAAGCAGATCTGCGTTGCGACCGAATCCATCACGCAGCCTTTCGAGGCGCCTGAGAAGATCGACCGCGTCATCCGTGAGATGATGCTGCACCAGCGCCCTGCCTACCTCGAAATTTCCTGCAACGTGTCAGGCCTCGAGTGCGATCGCCCCGGCCCGCTGAGCGAGCTGCTGCCTGAGCTGGTCACCGACCGCAAATCCCTGGACGCCGCCGTTGAAGCCGCTGCCAAGTTCATTGGCAAATCCGACAACGTCGTGATGCTGGTTGGCTCCAAGGTCCGCCCTGCTAAAGCTGAGAAAGCCACCGTTGAGCTGGCCGACAAGCTGGGCTGCGCCGTGACCATCATGGCCGCTGCCAAGAGCTGCTTCCCTGAGCAGCACAGTGGTTTCCGCGGCGCTTATTGGGGCATCGTCTCCACCGGTGACGCTGAGAAGCTGGTTGAAGACGCCAATAAGAGCGGCGTTCTGATCCAGGTCGGTCCGAACTGGAACGATTACGCCACCGTTGGCTGGCATGCCTGGCCCCGTGGCAAGAACGTCCTTCTGATTCAGCCTAACCGCGTGCAGGTCGATGGCCGCAACTATGGCGGCTTCACCATGAAGGAGTTCCTGAAGGAACTGGCCAAGAAGGTTTCTGCCGCTCCCAAAAGCGCCCAGGGCACCAAGGCCCCCGTTCTGGACATCAAGGCGTCTGCGCCAGCTGACAAGCTGACCTGCGATGAGATGACGCGCCAGATCAACAACCTTCTGACGCCCACCACGACGCTGTTTGCTGAGACCGGTGACTCCTGGTTCAACGCCCTGCGCATGAACATGCCAAACGGCTGCCGCGTTGAGACCGAAATGCAGTGGGGCCACATTGGCTGGTCTATCCCCTCTGGCTTCGGTTCTGCCATTGGTGCGCGCGACCGCCAGCACCTCATCATGTGCGGTGACGGCTCCTTCCAGCTCACCTGCCAGGAAGTGGGCCAGATGGTCCGCTACCAGCTGCCGGTCATCATCTTCCTGATCGACAACCACGGCTACGGCATTGAGATCGCCATTCATGACGGTCCCTACAACTACATCCAGAACTGGAACTACGCTGCCCTGATGCCCGCCTTCAACGGCGAGACAGGTCACGGTCTGGGTCTGATGGCCAAAACCGCTGGCGAGCTTGAGGACGCCATCAAGAAGGGCCTTGCCAACCGCAAGGGCCCGACCTTGATCCAGTGCGTCATCGCGCAGGACGACTGCACGAAGGACCTGCTGACGTGGGGCAAGGAAGTCGCTTCCACCAATGCACGTCCTCCCGTCATCAACGACTTTAAGTAA